Proteins encoded within one genomic window of Pseudomonas cannabina:
- a CDS encoding DUF3455 domain-containing protein: MNAKRLLCLAGTTLAFTCLSSVAMAQTDLPESVRVPAGNKVGMTTTGVGEITYECRAKANMPNEMEWAFVGPKAVLNDKSGKQVGTYYGPPATWEAKDGSKVTGTQVAVAPSSAGNLPYQLVKANPAEGKGAMTGVTYIQRVALKGGVAPAKPCAESNKGAKEVVKYQADYLFWTAS; this comes from the coding sequence ATGAACGCAAAACGCTTGCTCTGCCTTGCAGGTACTACCCTGGCCTTCACGTGCCTGTCGTCCGTTGCCATGGCTCAGACCGACCTCCCCGAGAGCGTCCGTGTGCCGGCCGGCAACAAAGTCGGCATGACGACTACCGGGGTTGGCGAAATTACCTACGAGTGCCGCGCCAAAGCCAACATGCCTAACGAAATGGAGTGGGCTTTTGTCGGCCCCAAAGCCGTGCTCAATGACAAGAGCGGCAAACAGGTCGGCACCTACTACGGCCCGCCTGCCACCTGGGAAGCCAAAGACGGCTCCAAAGTGACCGGCACTCAGGTTGCCGTGGCCCCATCGAGCGCTGGCAACCTGCCTTATCAACTGGTCAAAGCCAACCCGGCCGAAGGCAAGGGCGCAATGACTGGCGTGACGTACATTCAGCGTGTCGCCCTGAAAGGCGGCGTGGCACCAGCCAAGCCCTGCGCAGAAAGCAACAAAGGCGCCAAAGAAGTCGTCAAGTATCAGGCTGACTACCTGTTCTGGACCGCAAGCTGA
- the nhaA gene encoding Na+/H+ antiporter NhaA — protein sequence MTQAPHRETPRAIAVLASFLASESAGGIVLMAAALAALIVANSALSAGYFSILHSVWLGLSVELWINDGLMAIFFLMVGLEIKREVLAGGLATWGQRALPGFAAAGGMLVPALIYIAINWGNPQTLSGWAIPAATDIAFALGVLSLLGNRVPTSLKVFLAALAILDDLGAVTIIAFFYSSGLNLPMLAAAFVTLAVLIALNRLNVRRLLPYLLLGALLWFFVLQSGVHATLAGVALALCIPMGKPEEEARSPLLFLEEKMHYWVAFAVVPIFGFANAGVSLSGITLANLVDPVPLGVALGLFVGKQIGVFLAAVLAIRAGLATLPEGSNWVQLYGVAILCGIGFTMSLFIGNLAFPGEQHLIDEVKVGVLIGSGLAAIAGIVLLRSRFSRH from the coding sequence ATGACTCAAGCTCCCCACCGGGAAACACCCCGCGCCATTGCCGTTCTCGCCAGTTTTCTGGCCTCTGAATCAGCAGGCGGTATTGTCTTGATGGCAGCGGCACTGGCCGCGCTGATCGTCGCCAACTCTGCGCTTTCTGCCGGTTACTTCTCGATCCTGCACAGCGTCTGGCTGGGCCTGTCGGTCGAGCTGTGGATCAACGACGGCTTGATGGCGATCTTCTTCCTGATGGTCGGCCTGGAAATCAAACGCGAAGTGCTGGCCGGTGGCCTGGCGACCTGGGGGCAACGCGCCCTGCCCGGCTTCGCAGCGGCGGGCGGCATGCTGGTGCCCGCGCTGATCTACATCGCCATCAACTGGGGCAACCCGCAGACCCTCAGCGGCTGGGCGATCCCGGCGGCCACCGACATCGCGTTCGCCCTCGGCGTGCTGTCGCTGCTGGGCAATCGCGTGCCCACGTCGCTGAAAGTCTTTCTGGCGGCACTGGCGATTCTCGATGACCTGGGCGCAGTGACCATCATCGCGTTCTTCTACAGCTCCGGCCTGAACCTGCCGATGCTCGCTGCGGCGTTCGTGACCCTAGCCGTACTGATCGCGCTGAACCGCCTGAACGTCCGCCGCCTGCTGCCCTATCTGCTGCTCGGCGCGCTGCTGTGGTTTTTTGTCCTGCAATCCGGCGTTCACGCCACGCTGGCCGGTGTTGCGCTGGCGTTGTGCATCCCGATGGGCAAGCCCGAAGAGGAAGCCCGCTCGCCGCTGCTGTTCCTTGAAGAAAAGATGCATTACTGGGTGGCCTTCGCGGTGGTGCCGATCTTCGGCTTTGCCAATGCGGGCGTATCGCTTTCCGGCATTACCTTGGCAAACTTGGTCGACCCGGTGCCGTTGGGCGTTGCACTGGGCCTGTTCGTCGGCAAGCAGATCGGCGTGTTCCTCGCCGCCGTGCTGGCGATTCGTGCCGGGCTGGCGACCTTGCCGGAAGGCAGCAACTGGGTGCAACTGTATGGCGTGGCGATCCTCTGCGGCATCGGTTTCACCATGAGCCTGTTCATCGGCAACCTGGCCTTCCCTGGCGAACAACACTTGATCGACGAGGTAAAAGTCGGCGTGCTGATCGGTTCGGGCCTGGCGGCGATTGCCGGGATTGTGCTGCTGCGCAGCCGTTTCAGTCGGCACTGA
- a CDS encoding HutD/Ves family protein yields MSQTRILRAADYPRMPWKNGGGSTEEIARDAGQDLDGFGWRLSIADIETSGGFSVFAGYQRIITVLQGAGMTLTVDGKASRPLLPSDPFAFSGDSEVSCTLLDGPIRDFNLIYAAHRYTARLHWIDVRHPQRLFSSASTFVLFSVAEQVAISVNGQAWEVLGKHDCAQVDNPDGLLEIELQSPRVSRCCLIELSSTGQQPHS; encoded by the coding sequence ATGAGCCAGACCCGTATTTTGCGTGCTGCCGACTACCCGCGCATGCCGTGGAAGAACGGTGGCGGCAGCACCGAAGAGATCGCTCGCGATGCCGGCCAGGACCTGGACGGCTTCGGCTGGCGCCTGTCGATTGCCGACATCGAAACCTCGGGCGGCTTCTCGGTGTTCGCCGGTTATCAACGCATCATTACCGTATTGCAGGGTGCGGGCATGACGCTGACCGTGGACGGCAAGGCCAGTCGCCCGTTGTTGCCGTCCGATCCATTTGCTTTCAGTGGCGACAGTGAAGTCAGCTGCACACTGCTCGACGGGCCGATTCGCGACTTCAACCTGATCTATGCCGCACACCGCTATACTGCACGCCTGCACTGGATCGATGTGCGCCATCCGCAACGGCTGTTCAGCTCGGCCAGCACCTTCGTGCTGTTCAGCGTGGCCGAGCAAGTGGCGATCAGCGTCAACGGTCAGGCGTGGGAGGTCCTCGGCAAACATGATTGCGCGCAGGTGGACAACCCCGACGGCCTGCTGGAAATCGAATTGCAATCACCCCGCGTCAGTCGTTGCTGTCTGATCGAACTCAGCTCCACGGGCCAGCAACCGCATTCCTGA
- the hutC gene encoding histidine utilization repressor, translating to MGDSPAPLYARVKHMIALQIQNGTWPPHHRVPSESELVTQLGFSRMTINRALRELTAEGLLVRMQGVGTFVAEPKSQSALFEVHNIADEIAARGHRHTCKVMVLKEEAAGSERALALDMREGQKVFHSLIVHFENDIPVQIEDRFVNAQVAPDYLKQDFTLQTPYAYLSQVAPLTEGEHVVEAILAEADECRLLQIDAGEPCLLIRRRTWSGRQPVTAARLIHPGSRHRLEGRFTK from the coding sequence ATGGGCGACAGTCCCGCACCCTTGTACGCCCGCGTCAAACACATGATTGCCCTGCAGATTCAGAACGGTACATGGCCGCCGCACCATCGTGTGCCGTCGGAAAGCGAACTGGTGACGCAGCTGGGTTTCAGCCGCATGACCATCAACCGGGCGCTGCGCGAGCTGACCGCCGAAGGCCTGCTGGTGCGTATGCAGGGTGTCGGCACCTTCGTCGCCGAACCGAAGAGCCAGTCGGCGCTGTTCGAAGTGCATAACATCGCGGACGAAATTGCCGCGCGCGGCCATCGCCATACCTGCAAGGTGATGGTGCTCAAGGAGGAAGCCGCAGGCTCGGAGCGCGCGCTGGCGCTGGACATGCGTGAAGGCCAGAAGGTGTTTCATTCGCTGATCGTGCATTTCGAAAATGACATTCCGGTGCAGATCGAAGACCGATTCGTGAATGCTCAGGTCGCACCGGACTACCTCAAGCAGGATTTCACCTTGCAGACGCCCTACGCCTATCTGTCGCAAGTCGCACCGTTGACCGAGGGCGAGCACGTGGTTGAAGCGATTCTGGCCGAAGCCGACGAGTGCAGGCTGCTGCAGATCGATGCGGGTGAACCCTGCCTGTTGATTCGCCGCCGCACCTGGTCCGGTCGTCAGCCCGTCACTGCGGCGCGCCTGATCCACCCCGGTTCCCGTCATCGCCTCGAAGGACGTTTTACCAAATGA
- a CDS encoding formimidoylglutamate deiminase, whose protein sequence is MSAFFAERALLPDGWASNVRLEVSQEGLLTRVEANADRQGAEIVSGPLLPGMPNLHSHAFQRAMAGLAEVAGNPNDSFWTWRDLMYRLVGRISPQQLGVIARQLYIEMLKGGYTSVAEFHYVHQDLDGKPYTDPAELAMQISQAAGAVGIGLTLLPVLYSHSGFGGLAPNEGQRRFIHSTDSYLELQARLRPLLAAQPAQRLGLCFHSLRAVTPQQISEVLAASDLRCPVHIHIAEQQKEVDDCLSWSGRRPLQWLYENTSVDNRWCLVHATHADADEVQLMAQSGAVAGLCLTTEANLGDGIFPAVDYIAQGGRWGIGSDSHVSLSVVEELRWLEYGQRLRDQRRNRLYRSDQPMVGRTLYDAALAGGAQALGQPIGKLQAGQRADWLVLDGNDPYIATASGDAILNRWLFAGSDRQIRDVAVNGRWVIREGRHAAEEQSSRELARVLKELLD, encoded by the coding sequence ATGTCAGCCTTCTTTGCCGAGCGTGCGTTACTCCCCGACGGCTGGGCCAGCAATGTGCGTCTGGAGGTCAGCCAGGAAGGTCTATTGACCCGCGTTGAAGCCAATGCCGACCGGCAGGGTGCTGAAATTGTCAGCGGTCCGTTGCTGCCCGGCATGCCGAACCTGCATTCGCATGCGTTCCAGCGGGCGATGGCCGGGCTGGCCGAAGTCGCGGGCAACCCCAACGACAGCTTCTGGACCTGGCGTGACTTGATGTATCGCCTCGTCGGGCGGATCAGCCCGCAGCAACTGGGGGTGATCGCGCGTCAGCTGTACATCGAGATGCTCAAGGGCGGTTACACCTCGGTGGCGGAATTTCATTACGTGCATCAGGACCTGGACGGCAAACCCTACACAGACCCTGCCGAACTGGCCATGCAGATCAGCCAGGCGGCGGGGGCGGTGGGTATTGGTCTGACCTTGCTGCCAGTGCTCTACAGCCACTCTGGGTTTGGCGGGCTGGCGCCGAATGAGGGGCAGCGCCGGTTTATCCACAGCACTGACAGTTATCTGGAGTTGCAGGCGCGTTTGCGACCGCTGTTGGCGGCGCAGCCTGCTCAGCGGCTTGGCCTGTGCTTTCACTCGTTGCGCGCGGTCACTCCACAGCAGATCAGTGAAGTGCTTGCCGCCAGCGACCTGCGGTGCCCGGTGCACATTCATATTGCCGAGCAGCAGAAAGAGGTCGATGACTGCCTGAGCTGGAGCGGTCGGCGTCCGTTGCAATGGCTGTATGAAAACACTTCTGTGGATAACCGCTGGTGCCTGGTCCACGCGACCCACGCAGACGCGGATGAGGTGCAGCTGATGGCGCAGAGCGGCGCCGTGGCGGGGTTATGCCTGACTACCGAGGCGAATCTCGGGGACGGGATCTTTCCGGCAGTGGATTACATCGCGCAGGGCGGGCGCTGGGGGATCGGTTCCGACAGCCACGTGTCGCTCAGCGTGGTCGAGGAACTGCGCTGGCTGGAATACGGGCAGCGCTTGCGTGACCAGCGTCGTAACCGGTTGTATCGCAGTGATCAGCCCATGGTCGGCCGCACGCTGTACGACGCCGCCCTGGCCGGAGGCGCGCAGGCGCTGGGTCAGCCGATCGGCAAACTGCAAGCAGGGCAGCGCGCCGACTGGCTGGTGCTGGACGGCAACGACCCATACATCGCCACGGCGTCCGGCGACGCAATCCTCAACCGCTGGCTATTCGCCGGCAGCGACCGACAGATTCGCGACGTGGCGGTGAACGGGCGCTGGGTCATCCGCGAAGGAAGACATGCCGCAGAAGAGCAAAGCAGTCGCGAGTTAGCGCGGGTGCTGAAGGAATTGCTGGATTGA
- a CDS encoding lipocalin family protein yields the protein MVKLPVRFGIFVMASFLAIGFAHSADNLEPKTVDGVDLKQYQGTWYEIARLPMFFQRKCAQSEALYALKDDGNIAVTNRCRTIEGKWEEATGTASPQVTGKTDKLWVVFDNWFSRLLPGVAKGDYWILDVSEGYRTAVVGNPDRKYLWLLSRTPAVSQADKENMLSKARQQGYDTSRLIWREDDSKIGKAEK from the coding sequence ATGGTCAAGTTACCGGTTCGTTTTGGAATTTTTGTCATGGCCAGCTTTCTGGCTATCGGTTTCGCCCACTCGGCTGACAACCTTGAGCCGAAGACGGTTGATGGCGTCGACCTCAAGCAGTATCAGGGCACCTGGTACGAGATCGCCCGTTTGCCGATGTTCTTCCAGCGCAAGTGCGCCCAGTCCGAAGCGCTGTATGCGCTCAAGGATGACGGCAACATTGCGGTAACCAACCGCTGCCGTACGATTGAAGGCAAGTGGGAAGAAGCCACCGGCACCGCCTCGCCGCAGGTTACGGGCAAGACCGACAAGCTGTGGGTAGTGTTCGATAACTGGTTCTCGCGCCTGCTGCCGGGCGTCGCCAAGGGTGACTACTGGATTCTGGACGTCAGCGAAGGCTACCGCACCGCAGTGGTCGGCAACCCGGATCGCAAATACCTGTGGCTGCTGTCGCGCACGCCTGCCGTGTCTCAGGCAGACAAGGAAAACATGCTGAGCAAAGCCCGCCAGCAAGGCTACGACACCTCGCGCCTGATCTGGCGCGAGGATGACTCGAAGATTGGCAAGGCCGAGAAGTAA
- the bamE gene encoding outer membrane protein assembly factor BamE domain-containing protein, with translation MSLRSVALLSFCVLLAACSKITQENYSKISAGMPKAQVESLLGSPTECSGALGMSSCTWGDQNTFISVQYAADKVVLFSGQGLK, from the coding sequence ATGTCCTTGCGCTCTGTCGCGTTACTTTCGTTCTGCGTGCTGCTGGCTGCCTGCAGCAAGATCACTCAGGAAAACTATTCGAAGATTTCCGCCGGTATGCCGAAGGCTCAGGTTGAGTCTTTGCTGGGCAGCCCGACCGAATGCTCCGGCGCACTGGGGATGTCCAGTTGCACATGGGGCGACCAGAACACCTTTATCAGCGTGCAATACGCGGCAGACAAGGTTGTACTGTTCTCGGGTCAGGGTCTGAAATAA
- a CDS encoding class 1 fructose-bisphosphatase, whose product MSRVTLSRYLIEQTRSNNTPADLRFLIEVVARACKEISHAVSKGALGGVLGSMGTENVQGEVQKKLDVISNEILLEANEWGGHLAGMASEEMDNAYQIPGKYPKGAYLLVFDPLDGSSNIDINAPVGTIFSVLRCPNQYLTQNEPLNEKAFMQPGTEQVAAGYAIYGPQTMLVLTLGDGVKGFTLDREMGSFVLTHEDIKIPEATQEFAINMSNQRHWEAPVQRYVNELLAGEDGPLNKNYNMRWVAAMVGDVHRILTRGGLFMYPRDSREPSKPGKLRLMYEANPMSFLVEQAGGASTDGHQRILDIQPEGLHQRVAVYLGSKQEVERVTAYHKE is encoded by the coding sequence ATGTCCCGCGTCACACTAAGTCGTTACTTGATTGAGCAGACCCGCAGTAACAACACCCCTGCCGATCTGCGCTTCCTGATCGAAGTTGTGGCGCGCGCTTGCAAGGAAATCAGCCACGCGGTCTCCAAGGGCGCGCTGGGCGGCGTATTGGGCAGCATGGGCACCGAAAACGTACAGGGCGAAGTGCAGAAGAAGCTCGACGTGATCTCCAACGAGATCCTGCTCGAAGCCAACGAATGGGGCGGTCACCTGGCCGGCATGGCGTCCGAAGAAATGGACAACGCCTACCAGATTCCGGGCAAATACCCGAAGGGCGCATACCTGCTGGTGTTCGACCCGCTGGACGGCTCGTCGAACATCGACATCAACGCACCGGTCGGCACCATCTTCTCGGTGCTGCGCTGCCCTAACCAGTACCTGACCCAGAACGAGCCGCTGAACGAAAAAGCCTTCATGCAGCCCGGTACCGAGCAGGTGGCTGCCGGTTACGCGATCTACGGCCCGCAAACCATGCTGGTGCTGACCTTGGGCGACGGCGTCAAAGGCTTCACGCTGGACCGCGAAATGGGCAGCTTCGTGCTGACTCACGAAGACATCAAAATCCCTGAGGCCACTCAGGAGTTCGCCATCAACATGTCCAACCAGCGTCACTGGGAAGCTCCGGTGCAGCGCTACGTGAACGAGTTGCTGGCCGGTGAAGACGGTCCGTTGAACAAGAATTACAACATGCGCTGGGTGGCGGCGATGGTTGGCGATGTGCATCGCATCCTGACCCGTGGCGGCCTGTTCATGTACCCGCGCGACAGCCGCGAGCCGTCCAAACCGGGCAAACTGCGCCTGATGTACGAAGCCAATCCGATGTCGTTCCTGGTGGAACAGGCAGGCGGCGCTTCGACCGATGGCCATCAGCGTATTCTCGACATCCAGCCGGAGGGCCTGCACCAGCGTGTGGCGGTTTACCTGGGCTCCAAACAGGAAGTCGAGCGCGTCACGGCCTATCACAAAGAGTAA
- a CDS encoding DUF3999 domain-containing protein codes for MKIAVLGLALCAAISASAQDKPADFASQTPLTLSGEGPWYRIELPLAVQLNARQADLGDVRVFNAEGQPQAYAITPREPAREQEPAPVEVKWFALYSTQEAGDAVPVIRIERSSNGSVIEVQPQSDIEAGEEVLRGWLLDTSAIKAPLEQLIIDWSTEREGFQHFSIEASDDLQHWRDWGEGQVARLSFADEVVEQREVGLLGQSARYLRLLWRAPHSAPLLISAHLLSAGSDNPTPPLTWSPPVKGTVESPNEYVWQLPAGLPIGRVKVDIAQPNSLAPAILYGRVDARQPWQPVSSGLLYRLSQNNSDVLQDQLQLSGRIVQQLKLVVDDRGGGLGSEAPQLSVAVPATEVVFLARGNGPFTLAVGNPTAKAANLSLATLIPDFSPQKLALIGTAQPATAAVADMTATPPAVQQSTDFKRMGLWAILVVGVLFLGWMALSTLRTSKR; via the coding sequence ATGAAAATCGCCGTACTTGGCCTTGCCCTGTGTGCGGCGATCAGCGCCAGCGCTCAGGACAAACCGGCGGATTTTGCCAGTCAGACACCACTGACACTCAGCGGCGAGGGGCCGTGGTATCGCATTGAATTGCCGCTCGCCGTGCAACTGAATGCGCGACAGGCTGATCTGGGTGACGTTCGCGTGTTCAACGCCGAGGGGCAGCCGCAGGCCTACGCGATCACGCCGCGTGAGCCTGCGCGCGAGCAGGAGCCCGCGCCCGTCGAGGTCAAATGGTTTGCGCTGTACAGCACTCAGGAAGCAGGCGACGCCGTGCCGGTGATTCGCATCGAACGCTCGAGCAACGGCAGCGTGATCGAAGTCCAGCCGCAGAGCGACATCGAGGCCGGCGAAGAAGTGCTGCGCGGCTGGCTGCTGGACACCAGCGCCATCAAGGCGCCACTGGAACAACTGATTATCGACTGGAGCACCGAACGCGAAGGCTTCCAGCACTTCAGCATCGAGGCCAGCGACGACCTGCAGCACTGGCGTGACTGGGGCGAAGGGCAAGTTGCACGCCTGTCGTTTGCCGATGAAGTGGTCGAGCAGCGCGAAGTTGGCCTGCTGGGTCAAAGTGCGCGTTATCTGCGCCTGCTGTGGCGCGCGCCGCACAGTGCGCCGCTGCTGATTTCTGCCCATCTGCTGAGTGCCGGCAGCGACAACCCGACACCGCCACTGACCTGGTCGCCGCCGGTCAAAGGCACTGTCGAAAGCCCCAACGAATACGTCTGGCAGTTACCGGCAGGTTTGCCGATAGGGCGCGTGAAAGTCGATATTGCCCAGCCCAACAGCCTGGCGCCTGCGATTCTTTATGGGCGTGTCGATGCCAGACAGCCGTGGCAACCGGTCAGCAGCGGCCTGTTGTATCGCCTGTCACAGAACAACAGCGATGTCTTGCAGGATCAACTGCAACTGTCCGGGCGGATCGTCCAGCAGCTCAAGCTGGTGGTGGATGACCGCGGCGGCGGTCTGGGCAGCGAGGCTCCGCAGTTGAGCGTGGCCGTGCCGGCGACCGAAGTGGTGTTTCTGGCGCGCGGCAACGGACCGTTCACACTGGCGGTCGGCAATCCGACGGCCAAGGCGGCGAACCTGTCGCTGGCGACTCTGATCCCTGATTTCAGCCCGCAAAAGCTTGCCCTGATCGGCACCGCGCAACCCGCCACGGCAGCCGTCGCCGACATGACGGCGACACCGCCAGCGGTGCAGCAGAGCACTGACTTCAAACGCATGGGGCTGTGGGCGATTCTGGTGGTGGGCGTGCTGTTTCTGGGCTGGATGGCGTTAAGCACCTTGCGTACGTCGAAACGCTGA
- a CDS encoding DUF2339 domain-containing protein, with protein MLWICLVMGGALLGYSLSYDEWTGVLIGALMGGAVWAGIRMRVLGNQAADQSRQLLATRKDIDILQQRLNVLEGQSVPGVPPAQDNAPLPLDAIILAAPTEGPELIWDLPDETPQSTPTVEPAIPARQPSRPPQPNLLDSAITRAKDWLLGGNTVLRVGVVVLFLGLAFLLRYATEGLVVPIEARYAGVAASALALLGLGWWLRLRNGPYALMLQGTGIGVLYLTVFAAMKLHALLDPALGFALLVAVTAFSAILALTQNSLALACAGALGGFAAPILASTGQGSHVSLFSYFALLNVGIIAIAWFKAWRILNLIGFFGTFGIGFAWGLRAYTPELFWSTEPFLILFFLMYLAIGLLFARRKLLEITEAPADDTRETMLRWSARQGDYVDGTLLFGTPIVGFGLQYALVEHLEFGAAFSALALGLIYMALARWLTTRAPGRTVLLMETCLALGVVFATLAIPLGLGSQWTTSAWAVEGAAVFWLGLRQQRRLAQVFGLLLQLGASAILISDSSTQAFASDYWTPMILAVAALISAWCVFQFNAMTLMAPNHARAVLVIWGALWWMVSLVSAVDLYASARFQTAALLIALALSVALWAALARRLRWTDLAALCSVLTPVCAPLLLISLDWHDNPAASGGWLAWSAVFIVHLLTLRHLAELQSLLAKRVAHTAGCLLLLCVLALELRFSLLQLSEYYNAWRWLGWAILPSLFLLAMSSGRDWPWPVRACPEAYHVGAAAPLAILMLAWFWLANLFSDGAAAPLPYVPLLNPLEIGLLLALAGVCLWMRKYLTHKRNHTLLLAGASLFALVTAMVMRTAHHWADVPWSSEDLLASMRVQAGLSIVWTLMALALMIGGHVRANRELWLGGAALIGVVVIKLFFVELSNRGGMERIVSFIGVGILLLVVGYFAPLPPKRPAHNVGADPGPGPTAAPYTP; from the coding sequence GTGCTCTGGATTTGTCTGGTGATGGGCGGTGCGTTGCTGGGCTACTCGTTGAGTTACGACGAGTGGACCGGTGTGCTGATTGGCGCGCTCATGGGCGGGGCAGTCTGGGCGGGCATTCGCATGCGCGTGCTGGGCAACCAGGCTGCTGACCAGTCGCGACAGCTGCTCGCTACCCGCAAAGACATCGACATCCTCCAGCAGCGCCTGAATGTGCTCGAAGGTCAGTCAGTGCCTGGCGTACCGCCTGCTCAGGACAACGCGCCGTTGCCGCTGGACGCCATCATTCTCGCCGCACCCACCGAAGGTCCCGAGTTGATCTGGGACTTGCCTGACGAAACGCCGCAATCCACACCGACAGTCGAGCCCGCAATACCGGCCCGTCAGCCATCACGCCCGCCACAGCCCAACCTGCTGGACAGCGCAATTACCCGCGCCAAAGACTGGTTGCTGGGCGGCAATACGGTCCTGCGGGTTGGCGTGGTCGTGCTGTTTCTCGGGCTGGCTTTTCTGCTGCGTTACGCCACCGAAGGCCTGGTCGTGCCGATTGAAGCACGCTATGCCGGGGTCGCCGCCAGTGCGCTGGCGTTGCTCGGGCTTGGGTGGTGGCTGCGGCTGCGCAACGGGCCTTACGCACTGATGCTGCAAGGCACCGGCATCGGCGTTTTGTACCTGACGGTATTTGCCGCGATGAAACTGCATGCGCTGCTGGACCCGGCATTGGGCTTTGCGCTGCTGGTCGCCGTCACTGCGTTCTCGGCCATTCTCGCGCTGACCCAGAACTCGCTGGCACTGGCCTGCGCAGGTGCACTCGGCGGGTTTGCGGCGCCGATTCTGGCCTCCACCGGGCAAGGCAGTCATGTTTCGCTGTTCAGTTATTTTGCCCTGCTCAACGTCGGCATCATTGCCATCGCCTGGTTCAAGGCCTGGCGTATCCTCAACCTGATCGGTTTCTTCGGCACGTTCGGCATCGGCTTTGCCTGGGGCCTCAGGGCCTATACGCCCGAGTTGTTCTGGAGCACTGAACCCTTCCTGATTCTGTTTTTCCTGATGTACCTGGCCATCGGCCTGCTGTTCGCTCGTCGCAAGTTACTGGAGATCACTGAAGCGCCAGCCGATGACACGCGCGAGACCATGCTGCGCTGGTCGGCGCGCCAAGGTGATTACGTCGACGGCACGCTGCTGTTCGGCACGCCGATCGTCGGTTTCGGCCTGCAATACGCGCTGGTCGAGCACCTTGAGTTTGGCGCCGCATTCAGTGCGCTCGCACTGGGCCTGATCTACATGGCGCTGGCGCGCTGGCTGACCACGCGCGCGCCCGGCCGAACTGTTTTGCTGATGGAAACCTGCCTGGCGCTGGGCGTGGTGTTTGCCACCCTGGCCATCCCGCTAGGCCTCGGTTCGCAGTGGACGACCAGTGCCTGGGCGGTGGAAGGCGCAGCGGTGTTCTGGCTGGGCTTGCGTCAGCAACGCAGACTGGCTCAGGTGTTCGGCCTGCTGTTGCAACTGGGGGCCAGCGCCATTCTGATCAGCGACAGCTCGACGCAGGCCTTTGCCAGCGACTACTGGACACCGATGATTCTGGCTGTCGCGGCGTTGATCAGCGCCTGGTGCGTGTTCCAATTCAACGCGATGACGCTGATGGCACCCAACCACGCCAGAGCAGTGCTGGTCATCTGGGGCGCGCTCTGGTGGATGGTGTCGCTGGTCAGCGCTGTAGATTTGTACGCGTCAGCGCGCTTCCAGACCGCAGCGCTGCTGATCGCACTCGCACTCAGCGTAGCGCTCTGGGCCGCACTCGCCAGGCGTTTGCGCTGGACAGACCTGGCCGCACTGTGCAGCGTACTCACGCCCGTCTGCGCACCACTGCTGCTGATCTCGCTCGACTGGCATGACAACCCGGCGGCCAGCGGCGGCTGGCTGGCCTGGAGCGCGGTGTTCATCGTGCATCTGCTGACCCTGCGCCATCTGGCGGAACTGCAATCGCTCCTTGCCAAACGAGTCGCCCACACTGCTGGCTGCCTGTTGTTGCTCTGTGTACTGGCGCTGGAGCTGCGTTTCAGCCTGCTGCAATTGTCCGAGTATTACAACGCCTGGCGCTGGCTGGGTTGGGCGATCCTGCCGAGCCTGTTCTTGCTGGCGATGAGTTCCGGCCGTGACTGGCCGTGGCCGGTGAGAGCCTGCCCCGAGGCCTATCATGTCGGCGCTGCGGCACCACTGGCGATCCTGATGCTGGCGTGGTTCTGGCTGGCGAACCTGTTCAGCGATGGCGCAGCCGCCCCGCTGCCTTATGTGCCGCTGCTCAACCCGCTGGAAATCGGCCTTTTGCTGGCGCTGGCCGGCGTGTGCCTGTGGATGCGCAAGTACCTGACGCACAAGCGCAATCACACTCTGTTGCTGGCAGGCGCATCGCTGTTCGCACTGGTCACGGCCATGGTCATGCGCACCGCCCATCATTGGGCCGATGTACCGTGGTCCAGCGAGGATCTGCTGGCGTCGATGCGCGTTCAGGCCGGGTTGTCGATCGTCTGGACGCTGATGGCGCTGGCCTTGATGATCGGCGGCCATGTGCGCGCCAACCGCGAGTTGTGGCTGGGCGGCGCAGCGTTGATCGGGGTGGTGGTGATCAAGCTGTTCTTCGTCGAACTGAGCAATCGCGGCGGCATGGAGCGCATCGTCTCGTTCATCGGCGTTGGCATTTTGCTACTGGTGGTGGGATATTTCGCACCCTTGCCGCCGAAACGTCCTGCGCATAACGTTGGCGCAGACCCAGGGCCCGGCCCGACTGCCGCGCCCTACACTCCATGA